The Spiroplasma litorale nucleotide sequence TATTAGAGTTTACCAAACAATTAGATAATTCAAATTCAGAAGGTTGAAGAAAAAAAGACTCAACTGAGGACGGTTTATCAACTGACGAAATTAAAGATTTTTTTGATAAATTATTAAAATTGATAGAGTTATCTAGAAATGAAAATGACCCGCTATCAAAACAGTTAGATTTTGCTAAAACTCTTCTTGTTGTTGCTAACAATAAGTTGGTTATCAATTCTAATGATGATGAATTAGAACAAAAAGATGATTCAAATCAGAGTTTAGAATCAAACCTTAAAGTTTATACTGATTTTGAAGATTTTGGAATAGATAATTCTTATAAATTAGCAACAACATATTATTCTGAAAAAGTCCCAAAAAATATTGAAGAACAAAAATATGAACCTGATAAAAATTCTCCAAATAACAAGCAATTTAAAACTGATATTTTCTTTAAAAGTGTATTTTTTTCTCATAGATTTTCAATGGCTGAAGATTCTATGATATCAAACTTTAACCAATTTTATAATGCTTCACTCGGAATAGAAAGTTCTTCATTTAATAATCAATTTATAAATATCGAAGGCGTACCAGCAACCCAGGAAAATGCAAATAAATTACTCGATAATTTATTGCGTGAGTACTCAAATTTACCAGAAGGAACAGAAGTTAATTCAGAAGATTGAAGAATATATATGGTTATAGATCTATATATTTATAACTTAACAAAAACTGTTCAAACAATGTTTTCAACACCAGAAACTTTTCATCAAGCAAAAATTTCTTTAGATTTCGCAAAAGAAACGGGTGTGGAAACAAATTGAGCATTAGCGGATGACGATATTGCATTTGCTGAATTAATCAAAAACCAAGAATATAATTTTTTCTTTAATGAAACAAGTTTAAAAGGAGAAAAATCAGAATTTGCTTCAACAATTTATAATGAAGGAATAAAAGCCGCTTTAAATAATAAAGATTTTGATTTTTACTTATTTAAAACAACTGTTAATAATTATGGTAAAAGTTTATCGCCTAAATTTTCAATGAATCAAGATTATTTAAAAGAGGAATATTTCTTTAGTAATTTTAAAACATTTACAAAACTTGCTGACAATTATTTAAATCTATTAGAAGTATATTGAGATAAAAATGTCAGAAATAATCCTAAAAATCCAGATTACTATGAGCAATAAAAAAACACGGATTAATCCGTGTTTTTTATTATGCTTTTTTGCACTTATAAATTGTTGATTTGCTAATAATTAAAAATATATGAATGAGTAATAAATAAGACTTTTTACTAACTATGGCAATATGTAAACAGTCTCGTCGAAAGAAAGGATGTTATAAATTGTATAAAAAAATGAATGTATCATCTACTGAAAGTGATGTAAAGGGAGATGATTTCATTTAATTGCCATAGTGTCCAAAGGACAAAATTAATATATCAAATATTTTTAAAGATTTCAATATTTTTTATAAAAATATTTTATTTTTTTAAAATGTTTTTATAAAATAATGTTATATAAAAAGGACACATAAAATGATTAATAAAAGCTTCGTAAAATTGCTTAATGATATTTTGGATGACAAAAACACTTCTTATTTTGATATATTTGATATAAATAAGGATGATTTAACTAAAGTTTTTGATTCTTTAAAAAAGGTTAAAAACCAAATACATGAATATAAGAAGTTTATTTTAAAAAGTATTGTCGATAAATACAACTATTTCTCAAATTTTGTCTTTGAAAAAGGAAAATTTAGGGATTCTATCTCGGTTAAAGAAAAAAAGGAAAATAAAGCTTTTATCAATAGCTTAATATTTTTAGGGGTTAGAATTATAGCTAGTAAATATAATGAAATCAATGATAATGAAGATTACATAAATATAAGTAAGTTCAATATACCAATATTTGATGATGAAACAAACGATATATGGCATTATAAAGATAGTTTATTGATGTTTTATTGTTCTTTATTTAAATGTTTAAATTTACTTGTTAAACTCGATGATGAAACCGTTGATTTTTTGCAAAAAATGGATGGTTTCATAATGATAGGTATAAATAGAATAAGAACATTTAAATCACTATTTATTCTGATTTGAGTATATGGAATAATTGAGAGAGGAATTGAAGTTCATGATTATGCTCAATCTATTACTAATATTGAAGAAGAATACACTATAAAAAATATATTTCAAAAAAATCCATTGGACCCAATAAGTATTTTTAAAATAACATCTTATTCAAATATAAATTACAGTATAAATGTTAGAAAAGTATTTTATTCACATAAGTCACAAACAATAAGTAAAAATTATAATAAAAATTTACTTACTAACATAAAAAATAAAAATCTACTTGAAAATGATTTTGACTATTATTATAAAGTTTTAGAAAAAATGTTTAATTCTTTTGAATTTTTCTATTTATATGAAGAAAAAAAATATTTTAAAAGTTTAATTAATGTTTTAAAGACATCAACAAATTTCGATATTGATAATCAAGTAATAAAAAAAATATTTAATAGTCATATTTTAAAAAATAATGAGATTAATGAATATTTTAAGTTAAAAAATATTATATCTAGTATTGATAGTATGAAAAAGGTAATTTTTGAAGTTAATGATAAAATTGATTCACAACAAATTCTTTCATTTCCAGAGTTAATGCAGTTAACCTATAACATTGAGAAAAATGAATTATTTTATCAAAATATTGATCAAGATTTAATTTCAACGGTCGTTTCAGAGTCAATAAAAAATACCATAATTCAATATTTTAATTCAACAAAATTTAGAAATCCAAATTGTATTATAAAAGATATTAGTGAAATAAAATTAAAATTAAATAAAAAAGTTGATGGAACCGAGATAAATAATAATTTTGATATTGCATTTGTTGATAAAATAAAAAATAAGTTATATTTAATTAAATCAATTAGTATCAGAAAGTATGGAAATCTAAATAGCAGAATAATAAATAATGTTTTACTAGGAAGAGATATAGAAAATTTCGTACAAAATAATATATTTAAAACATATGAAATTTATCAAAGAAATTGATATAAATTAAAAAAACAATTAGAGAATAAAGAAATAAATCAGACTGAATTTGTAATTGTTATGGATGAAAATATAGATTATGTTGTATCTAAAAAAATTGATGGGAAAGTTGTTCATTTTATTAAATACGATGATGTTGATTATTTCTTTAGAAGTTACATTTTTAAGGAAAATAGTATAGTAGATTAAGTTAAAAGTAGTAAAATAATCATATGAAAAAAGAAAATGATTTTTTGCCATATGTTGCAAGTGATTTAGATGGTACTATAGTTAGAAATGAGGATTTTAAAATATTAGATGAAACAGCTAATGATATTATTGATTATCAAAAAGCTAGTGGTCATAAATTTTTTATAGTTACAGGAAGAGCTTATCAAAATCTTAAATTTTATATTAAACAACTTGATGTAAAATTGCCAATAATTTGTTCGAATGGTTCTGCTATTATTGATCCAACCAACCACGAAGTTTTATACGAGTCAGAAATGAATGAAAGTATTGTTTTGGATTTGCTCCATAATGCTGATAAATATAATTTAGATGTTAATATTTATACTGCTAAGGATCTTATTTCACTAAAAACATCTGAGAGGTATTTGAAATATAAAGAATTATATGCTCATTATCCAAAAGAACTACAACCAGAGTTTATTTTTTATGATAATTATAAAGATTTAATAGAGGATTATAAAATTAAAAAATACAAAGCTTTAAAACTAATGTATTCTTTTGACCCAATTAATGATGAAAAAGCTTTTGATAATCTAATTACATTTTTAGACCAAAAAAACTTATATCACCCAAAAACTTATATTCAATCAAGACTTATTGTTGATGCAATGGAAAAAGGTACAAACAAATGCACTGGTTTAAAAAAATGATGTGAAATAATGAATGTTGATTATAAACAAATTCATGCAATTGGTGATAACAATAACGACATAGAAATGGTTAGTTTTTTTGAAAATGGTATATGTGTTGGAAATGGTGTTCAAGCTCTAAAAACAGTTGCAAGCAAGGTAATTGACCCAATTAACGATAATGGTGTTGGCAAATATCTTAAAACTATGATAGAGTCATAAAGAATGAAAAAAATTGCATTATTTGGTGGTAGTTTTGACCCTGTTCATACTGATCATCTAAATATAATAAAATCATGTAGAGAATTTTTAAAATTTGATGAGGTATGATTAATTCCAACATACTTAAATCCATTTAAATTTTTATCGACTTCAAGTGCTTGTCAAAGATTAGAAATGCTTAAAATCGCAACTAAATCTTTAAATTATGTTAAAATAAAAAAATATGAAATTTCTAAGACTGTAAAATCTTACACATATGATACAGTTTGCTATTATAAAAATAAATATCGAAATTTTAGTTTTTCATTTATTATGGGTTCTGATCAATTGGATGATTTTGAAAAATGAGACCATTTTGATGATTTGATTAAAACAATTGATTTTAAAGTCTATAAAAGATCTGAAAACTACAACAAAATTATATTGGATAAATATAATATTGAATTATTTGAATTTGATAATAATTACTTAAGTTCTACAAATATTAGAAATGTTGAAAAATTAGAACTACAAATAAAAGAAGTTAATGATTATGTTAATAATAATTTAATGTATTTATATGAGCGCCTAGAAACTAAAATGACACACGAAAGATATATTCATTCTTTAAATGTTGGGCAGTTTTCTCTAGAATTAGCTAAATTAAATAATTATGACTTAAACAAGGCTTTTATAGCTGGAACTTTACATGACATTGCTAAGGAATGGGATTATGAAGCAATGGAAGAGTATATTATTAAGTACGGTTCTTCACTAATTAGCGAACCTAAAAAAGTTTGACATTCCTATGTTGGTGCTTTTCATCTTAAGTATGATTGATTGTTTGATGATGAAGAAATTATTAATGCAGTTTTTAATCATACTGTGGGAAGTAAAGAAATGTCAGTTTTGGATATGATTGTTTTTTGTGCAGATAAAGTCTCACATGAGAGAGACTATGTTAATGTTGAGAAATATAGAACAATTGTAAAAAATGATTTAAAACTTGGTTTTAAAGAACTATTAACGAGACAATATGAATTTGCTGTTTTAAAAAATGGTAAAAATGGAATTGGAGAAAAACTAAAAGAATCTTATGAATATTGAATTGGTAAAAAAATCGATGAATAAAACCATTTGTTACATTTTTGCAATGTTTGAAGAAGCTGAAGCCACAATCATAAATAATAACTTTGTTTTAATTGAAAAAGAACCATTTTTAGTTTATAAAAATAATAAAAGTTATTTAACCATTACAGGTATTGGATTAATTAATTCTGCAACTTGTTTATCTTGTTTGATTAGTAAATATGATATAGATTATTTTATTAACATTGGAACAGCTTGTTCAATTGATAAAGAAATCAATGTATTGGATGTAGTTGTAATAGATAATGCTTATTTAGGCAATGTTGATGTTACTGGTTTTGGTTATAAAATAGGGCAGGTTCCTAAAATGCCTGAAAAATATAAATCATCTAGTTTTATTGAAGCATACAATATATCAAAAAAGCAAGCAAATATATTTTCAAGTGATATTTTTATTAATTCAACTGAGAAGGTTGAAAAATATGTGTATGAAGTTAATGATTCAATAAAAATTATTGATATGGAATGCGCTGCTCTTTTTCAAACTTCGTTTATACTTAAAAAAAATATATCATCAATAAAAATAATAAGTGATGTAATTGGCAGCAAATCAAACGAAGAAGAATTTAGTATATTTTTGAAAAAATGTTCTTATAAAATTAATGAAATAATTAGAAAAATAGAGCAAAATAAAAAATAATGGAATATTTTCCATTATTTTTTATTTTTAATAATATAATATATATAGTATTAAAATTTTTTTAAATTTTATTAGTTATTTTTAAAACAATTATTGAAATTGCAGCAATTCAAGCAACTAAAAAAACAATTAAAATTAAAAATTTTGATCAAGAAAAAAATTTATGTAAAATTTTGTCACAGAATCTTAATATTCCTCATATCAAAAATGGTAATGCAAGCAATACTCCTGCTATAATAAGAATCACTTCTGTGCTCATAAAATTACCTCGCTGCATTGATTTTATAATAAAATAAGAAAGGAAATCAATATGAAAAAAAAGGAATTTATATATTCTACATCTTCAAATGCATTTCAAATTGAAGGTGCTAGAAATCTTCATGGAAGAACAGATTCAATTTGAGATTGATTTACGAAAACTTACTATAAAATACCACCAATTAATTCAACTGAAAGAGAAATTAATTCAATAGAAGTTTCGAGTGATTTTTATCATAAATACAAATCGGATGTTCAAATTATGAAAGATTTAGGTTTAAATGCATTTGTTTATAATATGGATTGAACAAGAATATTTCCTAAGGACGAAAACTATATTAATCCAATGGGAATTCAATTTTATGATAATTTATATAAAGAATTAAGTGAAAATGGAATAAAACCGATTCCCATATTATTTCATTGAGATACACCATTATGGTTAGAAATAAAAGGTGGCTGGTCTTCAAAGAAAGTTCTAGTAGCATTTAGAAATTATTGCAAAACAGTGTTTAAATATTTAGGTAAATATAGTGATATATGATTTGTTAATGATGAGAATAAATCCTTTACTCTTGATGGCTATCTAGGTGACGCATTTCCTCCATGTAAAAAAGACCCAAATGAGTTTGTTAAAGCAATTCATAATCTAAATGTTTCTGCTGCAATTGCAAAAGAAGAATTTGAAAAAGCAAAAATTGAAGGTTATATTTCAAAAGATTCTATACTTGGAATTGATGATGACTGATCACCTCCAATTATATGAAATAATGGAAATGATGAAATAGTAAATAAAAATTTAATGGATAATTATAATGCTTGAATGAGAGATTTTTGGATAGATCCAAATATATTAGGAGAATATCCAAAAGTATTTTGAGATTACTTAAAAGATAGTAAACTTGATCCAAATATAATTGACGGTGAGTTAGAATATTTAAAAAAATATAAACTTGATTTTATAGGCTGAAATTTTTACAGGCCATATTTTATAACATCTAAGAAAAATAATTTTGATTTGAAATTACTACATAAAGAACCTGTTGAAAACGATTTTGGTGATTTTAGTATTGTTTTACCAAAAGAGCATAAAAATTATACAAAATGATTATGACCAATTGTCCCTGAATATTTGGAAGTTGGTTTAAAAGCCTACAAAGATAAATATGATTTACCAATTATGATAATAGAAAATGGTTTTGGTGATTTTGATGATAAATCAAAAGATATGATTTTGGATTATGAAAGAATAAATTATTTAAAACCAATACTAAAATCAATAAAAGAGTGCAAGAATAAGGACTTAAATTTAATAGGTTATTCAATGTGAACTTATTGTGATATTTTTTCACCAAGTGCAGGATATAGAAAAGATTATGGGTTAGTTTCTGTAGATTTCAATTCACCTATAAAAAATAGAAAACCTAAATTAAGTTATTGTTGGTATAAAAATGTTATAAAATCAGATTGTAAAAATATAGATTATGAAAAAGATGTACTAGAAAAAGAATTATCAGAGTTATTAGCAAGGTGAGATATAAAATGAGTCTAAAAATAATTAAAGATGGAAGTTTATCAAAGGATGAATCAGCACTAGCGCAAAAAAACTATGATGAAATAGAAAAAAAACTTAACAATCAAAAATATACTTCATTTCTTGAAGAAAGAAAAAGAATTAGTAAACTTTTTATGTCTATGAAAATAAATCGTCCTGTTGAGGAAGTTTACAATGCATTTTTAGAAATATCATTAGAGGATTTAAATCCAAATTTAAATCCAACAAATTTTACTCAGGACTCTTGATATAAAGCAAGTAAAAAGAATAACAATAATGTATTTAAAGTTCAAAAGCTAGTTTCAGATAAAGAAATTTGTTTGACATGAGTTGTTAAAAACCAGCTTTTTATAAAACAAGTAAGATTTAAAAGCAATAAATTAAACACAAAAACAAAAATAATATATTTTGATTATGCTAAAGGCGATACCTCGATTATGGGATTTTTTGAAAGGCATATATTAAACGCATATTTAAAAAAACAATCACTTGCTTTTAGAGTACAAATTTTAAAAACAAAACTAAAACTTAAAATATATAAACCTAATAAAGAGCAAAATATAAA carries:
- a CDS encoding Cof-type HAD-IIB family hydrolase is translated as MKKENDFLPYVASDLDGTIVRNEDFKILDETANDIIDYQKASGHKFFIVTGRAYQNLKFYIKQLDVKLPIICSNGSAIIDPTNHEVLYESEMNESIVLDLLHNADKYNLDVNIYTAKDLISLKTSERYLKYKELYAHYPKELQPEFIFYDNYKDLIEDYKIKKYKALKLMYSFDPINDEKAFDNLITFLDQKNLYHPKTYIQSRLIVDAMEKGTNKCTGLKKWCEIMNVDYKQIHAIGDNNNDIEMVSFFENGICVGNGVQALKTVASKVIDPINDNGVGKYLKTMIES
- a CDS encoding nicotinate-nucleotide adenylyltransferase; protein product: MKKIALFGGSFDPVHTDHLNIIKSCREFLKFDEVWLIPTYLNPFKFLSTSSACQRLEMLKIATKSLNYVKIKKYEISKTVKSYTYDTVCYYKNKYRNFSFSFIMGSDQLDDFEKWDHFDDLIKTIDFKVYKRSENYNKIILDKYNIELFEFDNNYLSSTNIRNVEKLELQIKEVNDYVNNNLMYLYERLETKMTHERYIHSLNVGQFSLELAKLNNYDLNKAFIAGTLHDIAKEWDYEAMEEYIIKYGSSLISEPKKVWHSYVGAFHLKYDWLFDDEEIINAVFNHTVGSKEMSVLDMIVFCADKVSHERDYVNVEKYRTIVKNDLKLGFKELLTRQYEFAVLKNGKNGIGEKLKESYEYWIGKKIDE
- the mtnN gene encoding 5'-methylthioadenosine/S-adenosylhomocysteine nucleosidase, which translates into the protein MNIELVKKSMNKTICYIFAMFEEAEATIINNNFVLIEKEPFLVYKNNKSYLTITGIGLINSATCLSCLISKYDIDYFINIGTACSIDKEINVLDVVVIDNAYLGNVDVTGFGYKIGQVPKMPEKYKSSSFIEAYNISKKQANIFSSDIFINSTEKVEKYVYEVNDSIKIIDMECAALFQTSFILKKNISSIKIISDVIGSKSNEEEFSIFLKKCSYKINEIIRKIEQNKK
- a CDS encoding glycoside hydrolase family 1 protein encodes the protein MKKKEFIYSTSSNAFQIEGARNLHGRTDSIWDWFTKTYYKIPPINSTEREINSIEVSSDFYHKYKSDVQIMKDLGLNAFVYNMDWTRIFPKDENYINPMGIQFYDNLYKELSENGIKPIPILFHWDTPLWLEIKGGWSSKKVLVAFRNYCKTVFKYLGKYSDIWFVNDENKSFTLDGYLGDAFPPCKKDPNEFVKAIHNLNVSAAIAKEEFEKAKIEGYISKDSILGIDDDWSPPIIWNNGNDEIVNKNLMDNYNAWMRDFWIDPNILGEYPKVFWDYLKDSKLDPNIIDGELEYLKKYKLDFIGWNFYRPYFITSKKNNFDLKLLHKEPVENDFGDFSIVLPKEHKNYTKWLWPIVPEYLEVGLKAYKDKYDLPIMIIENGFGDFDDKSKDMILDYERINYLKPILKSIKECKNKDLNLIGYSMWTYCDIFSPSAGYRKDYGLVSVDFNSPIKNRKPKLSYCWYKNVIKSDCKNIDYEKDVLEKELSELLARWDIKWV